In Halovivax gelatinilyticus, the following are encoded in one genomic region:
- a CDS encoding PLP-dependent cysteine synthase family protein: MTTHDRPLPSVLETIGKTPLVSIQAAPSDVPIYAKLESFNPGASVKDRIGAYMVEAMLERGDVEPGGTVIEPTAGNTGIGFAIAARQFGLEAIFVVPERFSVEKQQLMDALGARVINTPTDDGMGGAIERAHELAETLDNAVVPQQFANPLNTEAHYETTAPEIFEALDGEVGAIVAGCGTAGTLMGLARYALERNPEIHVVGVEPEGSLYGEFLGESREEGEYKIEGIGTHDTETNELFEPELVDEFVPVPDERAHEELARLAAEEGHLVASSAGAASVAAGDVADRIASGELDVPHDSVVTVFPDSSERYLSKGIYRSFEEWSG, encoded by the coding sequence ATGACCACGCACGATCGCCCGCTGCCGTCCGTGCTCGAAACGATCGGGAAGACCCCGCTCGTGTCGATTCAGGCCGCCCCGTCCGACGTTCCGATCTACGCGAAACTCGAGTCGTTCAACCCGGGAGCGAGCGTCAAAGACCGTATCGGCGCCTACATGGTGGAGGCGATGCTAGAGCGCGGCGACGTCGAACCCGGCGGAACGGTGATCGAGCCGACGGCCGGAAACACGGGGATCGGATTCGCCATCGCGGCCAGACAGTTCGGTCTCGAAGCGATCTTCGTCGTCCCGGAACGATTCAGCGTCGAGAAGCAACAGCTGATGGACGCACTCGGCGCGCGCGTCATCAACACCCCGACGGACGACGGGATGGGCGGCGCGATCGAACGAGCCCACGAACTCGCGGAGACGCTCGACAACGCCGTCGTTCCCCAGCAGTTCGCCAATCCGCTCAACACGGAAGCCCACTACGAGACGACGGCGCCCGAGATCTTCGAGGCGCTAGACGGCGAGGTCGGGGCGATCGTCGCCGGCTGTGGCACCGCCGGGACGCTCATGGGGCTCGCCCGGTATGCGCTCGAACGGAACCCGGAGATCCACGTGGTTGGCGTCGAACCAGAGGGCTCGCTCTACGGCGAATTTCTCGGCGAGTCGCGCGAGGAGGGCGAGTACAAGATCGAGGGGATCGGGACGCACGACACCGAGACGAACGAGCTGTTCGAACCCGAACTGGTCGACGAGTTCGTCCCCGTTCCCGACGAGCGGGCCCACGAGGAACTCGCGCGGCTGGCCGCCGAGGAGGGCCACCTCGTCGCCTCCAGCGCCGGCGCGGCGAGCGTGGCGGCCGGTGACGTCGCAGACCGGATCGCGTCTGGCGAACTCGACGTCCCCCACGACAGCGTCGTGACCGTCTTTCCCGACTCCAGCGAACGATACCTCTCGAAGGGAATCTACCGCTCGTTCGAGGAGTGGTCGGGCTGA
- a CDS encoding DUF5798 family protein, with translation MGLGSTTKKIQGISDKAEQMYKQVQELQGRIINLEEEVDDTHDTVKKLDHDLAEQRALLTAIAEEQGLDAESILAEAAIQEAEEADDDETGGEADRTAANDGADGTETDGGGDGNGTKDGANPDE, from the coding sequence ATGGGACTCGGTTCGACGACGAAAAAGATTCAGGGAATTTCGGACAAGGCCGAACAGATGTACAAACAGGTCCAGGAGCTGCAGGGCCGGATCATCAACCTCGAAGAGGAAGTAGACGACACCCACGACACGGTAAAGAAACTGGATCACGACCTCGCCGAGCAGCGGGCGCTGCTCACGGCCATCGCCGAAGAACAGGGACTGGACGCCGAATCCATCCTGGCCGAGGCGGCGATTCAGGAAGCCGAGGAGGCGGACGACGATGAGACTGGCGGCGAAGCAGACAGAACAGCGGCGAACGATGGAGCGGACGGCACAGAGACGGACGGCGGTGGGGACGGAAACGGCACGAAAGACGGGGCAAACCCGGACGAGTAA
- a CDS encoding potassium channel family protein encodes MTTDLRRRLVVYVTSLLVLIAVYSAAYRWGMAAFEEESRTWFGAMDVVVQSMTTTGYGQDAPWTSVEMTLLMVLIQVTGIAYIFVAFPAFVVPWLERLVRPAPPGEIGTVTDHVIVVGYTSLCRTLVDELEATGTGYVIVEPDEERARSLFEADFSVTHGDPSSAGTLADVQLDDARAVVVDASNREHIGSIVEIDRLDVDADVFAIVADPERARYLRYAGVDEVLSPKHRLGKALADKLRSVVDTDGVEFGDGFDCYEFQIGSGSDLLGDPLVAARRVESDGATVLGAWVRGDFFPTLPSDLRIDRNTTLLVAGATESLERVESLTRTDGRPYRPERTPAVVVGTGIVGSAAIGTLERADLEWVAVDLEDGPFVDVVGDATEEAVLSAAGVDDAGSIILALDEDREALVTSLVARALNPDVSCLVGANLDGNVERFTTAGADYVLALPSVAGRMLTEAIFEREAMTFADSVHVRSTDVPGWLADDFDRSRVRERTGCSLVAIERHGRYYSPTDDLAVVSDDRLVVAGTESRIDAFGDEFDADADA; translated from the coding sequence ATGACGACCGACCTCCGCCGCCGACTCGTCGTCTACGTGACGTCGTTGCTCGTCCTGATTGCGGTATACAGCGCCGCCTATCGCTGGGGAATGGCCGCGTTCGAAGAGGAGTCGCGAACCTGGTTCGGCGCGATGGATGTCGTCGTTCAGTCGATGACGACGACCGGGTACGGACAGGACGCCCCGTGGACGTCGGTCGAGATGACGCTCCTCATGGTATTGATTCAGGTGACTGGAATCGCCTACATCTTCGTCGCGTTTCCCGCGTTCGTCGTTCCGTGGCTCGAACGGCTCGTTCGGCCGGCCCCACCCGGAGAGATCGGCACGGTGACCGACCACGTGATCGTCGTCGGTTACACCTCGCTGTGTCGAACACTCGTCGACGAACTCGAGGCGACGGGAACGGGGTACGTGATCGTCGAACCGGACGAAGAGCGGGCACGATCGCTATTCGAGGCGGACTTTTCGGTCACTCACGGCGATCCATCGTCGGCGGGGACGCTGGCCGACGTACAACTCGACGACGCGAGGGCCGTCGTCGTCGACGCCTCTAATCGCGAGCACATCGGCTCGATCGTCGAGATCGATCGACTCGACGTCGACGCCGACGTCTTCGCGATCGTCGCGGACCCGGAGCGCGCCAGGTACCTCCGCTACGCCGGCGTCGACGAAGTCCTCTCGCCGAAACACCGTCTCGGAAAGGCGCTCGCTGACAAGCTTCGCAGCGTCGTCGATACCGACGGCGTCGAGTTCGGCGACGGGTTCGATTGCTACGAGTTTCAGATCGGCTCGGGGAGCGACCTCCTCGGCGACCCCCTGGTCGCCGCCCGCCGCGTCGAATCCGACGGAGCGACGGTGCTCGGTGCGTGGGTGCGCGGCGACTTCTTCCCGACGTTGCCCTCCGACCTCAGGATCGATCGCAACACGACGCTGCTCGTCGCCGGCGCGACCGAATCGCTCGAACGCGTCGAGTCGCTCACTCGAACGGACGGACGGCCCTACCGCCCGGAGCGGACGCCGGCGGTCGTCGTCGGAACGGGCATCGTCGGCTCGGCGGCGATCGGCACGCTCGAACGAGCCGACCTCGAGTGGGTCGCCGTAGACCTCGAGGACGGTCCTTTCGTCGACGTCGTCGGCGACGCGACCGAAGAGGCGGTGCTTTCTGCGGCCGGCGTCGACGACGCCGGATCGATCATCCTCGCGCTCGACGAGGATCGCGAGGCGCTCGTCACCTCGCTCGTGGCACGGGCGCTCAACCCGGACGTTTCGTGTCTCGTCGGTGCCAACCTCGACGGAAACGTCGAACGGTTCACCACGGCCGGCGCCGACTACGTCCTCGCACTCCCGAGCGTGGCCGGTCGAATGCTCACGGAGGCGATCTTCGAGCGCGAGGCGATGACGTTCGCCGACAGCGTCCACGTTCGGTCGACCGACGTGCCCGGGTGGCTGGCGGACGACTTCGACCGCAGCCGCGTCCGCGAGCGGACCGGTTGCTCGCTCGTAGCGATCGAGCGACACGGTCGCTACTACTCCCCGACCGACGACCTCGCCGTCGTTTCGGACGACCGGTTAGTCGTTGCCGGAACGGAATCGCGGATCGACGCGTTCGGAGACGAGTTCGACGCGGACGCCGACGCGTGA
- a CDS encoding DUF2270 domain-containing protein, with the protein MSDSGDATDFDPESPEEREIGREMVDQSTGLGSVAAHLYRGEMERTVEWRGRLDTTTNWAVTVMSAIVAYSFSGEVSHAVILAGIMMGTVFLFIEARRFQSYDIWRSRVRTLQENLFANALDPSAGVEHEAWRAELSHDYRDPRAKISYRGAFAHRLRRVYLPLITAMLAGWLFHLWAFVPEQPFPQSASLPGISGWVVATIVGTYYVALLVLAIPLSPKERGEAGAADHGDLDEVE; encoded by the coding sequence ATGTCCGATTCCGGCGACGCGACCGACTTCGACCCGGAGTCACCCGAAGAGCGCGAAATCGGTCGCGAGATGGTCGATCAGAGCACCGGGCTCGGCTCGGTCGCCGCCCACCTCTACCGCGGCGAGATGGAACGGACCGTCGAGTGGCGCGGTCGGCTCGACACCACGACCAACTGGGCGGTGACGGTCATGTCGGCGATCGTCGCCTACTCCTTCTCGGGTGAGGTATCCCACGCGGTGATCCTGGCCGGCATCATGATGGGGACGGTGTTTCTCTTCATCGAGGCGCGTCGCTTCCAGAGCTACGATATCTGGCGATCCCGGGTTCGGACGCTCCAGGAGAACCTCTTCGCGAACGCGCTCGACCCGTCGGCCGGGGTCGAACACGAGGCCTGGCGGGCCGAACTCAGTCACGATTACCGCGACCCGCGGGCGAAGATCTCATACCGCGGTGCGTTCGCCCACCGACTCCGTCGCGTCTACCTGCCGCTCATCACCGCCATGCTCGCCGGCTGGCTCTTTCACCTGTGGGCGTTCGTCCCCGAGCAACCGTTCCCACAGAGCGCATCACTTCCCGGAATAAGCGGCTGGGTAGTTGCGACTATCGTCGGCACCTACTACGTCGCGCTGCTCGTACTCGCGATTCCCCTCTCTCCGAAGGAACGCGGCGAGGCGGGAGCTGCGGATCACGGCGACCTCGACGAGGTGGAGTGA
- a CDS encoding helix-turn-helix domain-containing protein, translated as MIGLGLSVRQRDCPLSAASERNDVAFVTPHWHYHHETGTLEMRVLAEGGSRADVERGLSVIREHESVSRFELLAKDGPAARARVTMGTTDVMATVLANDGYLTGPFENVGGYERWAIGFDDESDAEAALCHLDDQPEAYEVHSRTRLDPATVLENLRADAVGTTVLDGSRRVTPTERETIRLAVESGYYEVPREATLGDLATTLDVSDAAISKTLRRAERKLLAPTVAALAATDDVNRPTPTGGLGRWLDDAQ; from the coding sequence ATGATCGGGCTCGGACTCTCCGTCCGTCAGCGCGATTGCCCGCTGAGCGCGGCGAGCGAGCGCAACGACGTGGCGTTCGTCACGCCACACTGGCACTACCACCACGAGACGGGAACGCTGGAGATGCGCGTCCTCGCGGAGGGTGGCTCCCGAGCTGACGTCGAACGCGGCCTGTCGGTGATTCGCGAACACGAATCGGTCAGTCGCTTCGAATTGCTGGCCAAGGACGGGCCGGCCGCGAGGGCGAGAGTGACGATGGGGACGACGGACGTCATGGCCACCGTGCTCGCGAACGACGGCTATCTCACCGGCCCGTTCGAGAACGTCGGGGGATACGAGCGCTGGGCGATCGGCTTCGACGACGAGTCCGACGCGGAGGCCGCGCTCTGTCACCTGGACGACCAGCCAGAAGCCTACGAGGTTCACTCGCGGACGCGTCTGGATCCCGCGACGGTCCTCGAGAACCTTCGTGCAGACGCCGTGGGGACGACGGTGTTAGACGGGTCACGACGAGTGACGCCGACCGAACGAGAGACGATTCGCCTCGCCGTCGAGAGCGGCTATTACGAGGTCCCGCGCGAGGCGACCCTCGGCGACCTCGCGACGACCCTCGACGTCTCCGATGCGGCGATCTCGAAGACGCTCCGGCGCGCCGAGCGAAAACTTCTCGCGCCGACCGTCGCGGCGCTGGCCGCAACTGACGACGTGAACAGGCCGACTCCGACGGGCGGACTGGGAAGGTGGCTCGACGACGCGCAGTGA
- a CDS encoding YhbY family RNA-binding protein: MDEHERKARAHDLDVTVWVGKSGVDAVVDELDDQLGSNDLVKVKFLRAARGRTETDELATELAAQVDAELVETRGHTSVLYRR; this comes from the coding sequence ATGGACGAACACGAACGCAAGGCTCGCGCTCACGATCTGGACGTCACCGTCTGGGTCGGAAAGAGCGGCGTCGATGCCGTCGTCGACGAACTCGACGATCAACTGGGCTCGAATGACCTGGTGAAAGTAAAGTTTCTGCGAGCGGCCCGCGGTCGGACCGAGACCGACGAACTCGCAACCGAGTTAGCAGCGCAGGTCGACGCCGAACTCGTCGAGACGCGGGGACATACGTCCGTACTGTACCGGCGGTAG
- a CDS encoding ribonuclease P protein component 4 → MTVAEERIDRLQQLARTAAADDEHDRAREYVRLARRIAERNRLELPRSFTRATCDRCDAYLRPGDNARVRLRDGHVVITCSCGHHSRYPYE, encoded by the coding sequence ATGACGGTCGCCGAGGAGCGAATCGATCGGCTTCAGCAACTAGCTCGCACGGCGGCGGCCGACGACGAACACGACCGAGCGCGCGAGTACGTCAGACTGGCCAGACGGATCGCAGAGCGCAACCGGCTCGAGCTTCCACGGTCGTTCACCCGCGCCACGTGTGATCGCTGCGACGCGTACCTGCGACCGGGAGACAACGCCCGGGTCAGGCTCCGCGACGGTCACGTCGTCATCACGTGTTCGTGTGGTCACCACAGTCGGTATCCCTACGAGTGA
- a CDS encoding ABC transporter substrate-binding protein, translated as MTRRALLASGAVGGVVATAGCADLVDRLSPGSGDQLSVTITAVPDDDDRQVNGIFSILESNLETVGIDVRIDLRSPHDFHEQILMENDFDMYVGHHPGGRSLDYLYTLCHSAFENDPGWQNPFGLTNIELDELLELQRSSSGSTRRDAIDDILHTLLVEKPFVPICEPIEHRLVNPTSFEGWIPDRLDDQIGYLDLEPIGSDDRLTGTVTDARPTQNVNPLAVYYRRRGTITSLLYDSLGVYLDGTLTPWLASDWDDGGDAITVELRPNSLFHDGEPVTADDVVFTYDLLADLSLGRTESPVPSPRFRRERSLVESIEEIDASTVELTLDTRGPHAPDALTIPILPKHVWQPVVTDLDEETASTEEWLREELLSDDVDRIGSGPYQYESRSQGDRLTLTRFDEHFTLDEWLSLPEPTVPEIRVRNVSNSPLAVDQVDGGSAAVTMYPLESHAVPDQSELEQADLISSNARSFYHVGFNVRRWPFTNPHFRRAVASLIDREWIVSSVFDGHAEPISVPRSDRIETEYDSWDGSDPETPFVGEDGELDESAARDLFADTGLRYDESGRLVVNH; from the coding sequence GTGACCCGAAGAGCCCTCCTCGCCTCGGGAGCTGTCGGTGGGGTCGTCGCAACGGCGGGATGTGCCGATCTAGTCGATCGTCTCTCGCCTGGAAGCGGCGACCAGCTCTCGGTCACCATCACGGCCGTTCCGGACGACGATGACCGGCAGGTAAACGGCATTTTCTCGATTCTCGAGTCAAATCTCGAAACCGTCGGAATCGACGTGCGCATCGACCTCCGCTCGCCGCACGACTTTCACGAGCAGATTCTGATGGAAAACGACTTCGACATGTACGTCGGTCACCACCCGGGCGGACGGTCACTCGATTATCTCTATACGTTGTGTCACTCCGCGTTCGAGAACGATCCCGGCTGGCAGAATCCGTTCGGGTTGACGAATATCGAACTCGACGAACTGCTCGAATTGCAGCGATCGAGTTCCGGCTCGACGCGACGGGATGCGATCGACGACATCTTGCACACGCTCCTCGTCGAGAAGCCGTTCGTTCCGATCTGTGAACCGATCGAACACCGGCTGGTTAATCCAACGAGCTTCGAGGGCTGGATCCCGGACCGATTGGACGACCAGATCGGCTATCTCGATCTCGAACCGATCGGATCGGATGATCGGTTGACCGGGACCGTAACGGACGCTCGTCCGACGCAGAACGTCAACCCGCTCGCCGTCTATTACCGACGACGAGGCACGATAACGAGCTTACTGTACGACTCGCTCGGCGTTTATCTCGATGGAACGTTGACGCCGTGGCTCGCGAGCGACTGGGACGACGGCGGTGATGCGATAACCGTCGAGCTTCGACCGAACAGTCTCTTTCACGACGGCGAACCGGTAACCGCAGACGACGTCGTCTTTACGTACGACCTGCTGGCCGACCTCTCGCTCGGCCGAACCGAGTCTCCCGTCCCGTCACCGCGGTTTCGACGCGAACGATCGCTCGTCGAATCGATCGAGGAGATCGACGCGTCGACCGTCGAACTGACCCTCGATACGAGGGGGCCCCACGCCCCCGATGCGTTGACGATACCGATACTGCCGAAACACGTCTGGCAACCGGTCGTGACCGACCTGGACGAGGAGACGGCGAGCACGGAAGAGTGGCTCAGAGAGGAACTTCTCTCGGACGACGTCGATCGAATCGGGAGCGGTCCGTACCAGTATGAGAGCCGGTCGCAAGGAGATCGGTTGACGCTCACTCGGTTCGACGAGCACTTCACGCTAGATGAGTGGCTCTCGTTACCGGAACCGACTGTCCCGGAGATTCGAGTGCGAAACGTTTCGAACAGCCCGTTGGCCGTCGATCAGGTGGATGGCGGGTCCGCGGCGGTGACGATGTACCCGCTCGAATCACACGCCGTCCCCGACCAGTCGGAACTGGAACAGGCGGACCTGATCAGTTCGAACGCCCGGTCGTTCTACCACGTCGGATTCAACGTCAGGCGGTGGCCGTTTACGAACCCTCACTTCCGTCGAGCGGTGGCGTCGTTGATCGACCGCGAGTGGATCGTCTCGTCCGTCTTCGATGGCCACGCCGAACCGATCTCCGTCCCTCGGTCGGACCGCATCGAAACCGAATACGATTCGTGGGACGGGTCGGATCCGGAGACGCCGTTCGTCGGCGAGGATGGCGAACTCGACGAGTCGGCGGCGCGAGACCTCTTCGCAGATACCGGGTTGCGCTACGACGAATCGGGGCGGCTGGTGGTGAACCACTGA
- a CDS encoding phosphatase PAP2 family protein, whose product MLVSILSRVAVVVAFLLVISVPTIIGIDRLKAALIDWRARVRAAIPIALVLIPVLLINSVSRQELVSFSEEYGVRAGGWFYYVEGEFILVFQEFANTPITQYFSFIYIYAYVFLLVFPVIAYFTLRETKTLRMLLAAYTLNYTIGAILYVAFHAFGPRQYLGVEVEHMLYDFQPAYQTLTSEVNDYTNVFPSLHTSLSATVMIYALRTRAEFPLWAPIASIIAVSVWISTMYLGIHWAIDVVAGLALAVSCVAMADWLIDSGTSARLVEPITARVEPLYDRIDGADPSSRDRNS is encoded by the coding sequence ATGCTCGTTTCGATCCTCTCACGCGTCGCCGTCGTCGTCGCGTTCCTCCTCGTGATCAGCGTGCCGACGATCATCGGTATCGACCGGCTCAAAGCCGCCCTCATCGATTGGCGAGCACGCGTCCGCGCGGCCATCCCGATCGCGCTCGTGTTGATTCCGGTGTTGCTCATAAACAGCGTGAGTCGCCAGGAGCTCGTCTCGTTCTCCGAGGAGTACGGCGTCCGGGCGGGTGGGTGGTTTTACTACGTCGAAGGCGAATTCATCCTCGTTTTCCAGGAGTTCGCGAACACGCCGATCACTCAGTACTTTTCGTTCATATATATCTACGCGTACGTCTTCTTGCTCGTCTTTCCGGTAATCGCGTACTTCACGCTCAGGGAAACGAAGACCCTCCGAATGCTGCTTGCAGCCTACACGCTGAACTACACGATCGGTGCGATTCTCTACGTCGCCTTCCACGCGTTCGGTCCGCGACAGTACCTCGGTGTCGAAGTAGAGCACATGCTGTATGACTTCCAGCCGGCCTACCAGACGTTGACGAGTGAAGTAAACGACTACACGAACGTCTTTCCGTCGTTACACACGTCACTCTCGGCGACGGTGATGATCTACGCGCTCCGGACACGTGCCGAATTTCCGCTGTGGGCACCGATCGCGTCGATCATCGCCGTCAGCGTCTGGATCTCGACGATGTATCTCGGGATCCACTGGGCGATCGACGTCGTCGCCGGACTCGCTCTGGCGGTCTCGTGCGTCGCGATGGCCGACTGGTTGATCGATAGCGGAACATCCGCTCGTCTCGTCGAACCGATCACCGCCCGGGTCGAACCACTCTACGACCGCATCGACGGGGCGGATCCGTCGAGCCGCGATCGTAATTCGTGA
- a CDS encoding ABC transporter substrate-binding protein, whose translation MSTAPSDSRLTRRSLLASAAAGGLAVTSGCVREVRNIVRRSPDHNLSLSIATVPEDDDPQATQLAMALEESLQTVGIETDLSFLSRVEFYREILINHNFELFVGRHPGGGDPDFLYESLHSRFSDEWGWQNPFGFTNITFDERLDEQRNANGEDRERAVNDLLLAIGNEQPFTPICRPRELRLADTDAFEGWGRYAFSNRLTYSGLSADEDGSELRGLVTDARPTQNLNPLSVEYRDRQLFVDLIYDSLAAVDDGERTPWLAESWEWDGSTATVRLRSTDWHDGQPVTAADVAFTFELLRDTSLGESDVPSPAPIYRGRATAIDGVDVIDDDELELTAAGEADAAESAFTIPVLPEHVWSDRTEEASITGIDTAEGTTTAVVTDNVPPIGSGLYEFADRSERSSIELTRFDEHFTSRSPELDAPSIETLRFDVVASTGAAVEAIADDHADFTATPINPLVVDDLDVPENASLIEQSSEGMYVVGYNTRISPLGNPYFRQILASLIDKAHLAETVFDGYADPVASPLGEPWIPSALQWRGRDPVTPFVGTDGELNEAAARQSFEDIGYRFDEDGNLLVRN comes from the coding sequence ATGAGCACGGCACCCTCCGATTCGCGCCTCACCCGTCGGTCCCTCCTCGCGTCCGCCGCAGCGGGCGGTCTGGCCGTCACGAGCGGGTGCGTCAGAGAAGTACGAAACATCGTCCGACGCTCGCCGGATCACAACCTCTCGCTTTCGATCGCGACGGTTCCCGAAGACGACGATCCGCAGGCGACCCAGCTCGCGATGGCCTTAGAGGAGTCGCTCCAGACGGTCGGGATCGAAACCGACCTCTCTTTTCTCTCGCGAGTCGAGTTCTATCGAGAGATACTGATCAATCACAACTTCGAGCTCTTCGTCGGTCGACATCCGGGCGGAGGCGATCCGGATTTTCTCTACGAATCGCTCCACTCTCGGTTCTCCGACGAGTGGGGCTGGCAGAACCCGTTCGGATTTACGAACATCACGTTCGACGAGCGACTCGATGAGCAACGGAACGCGAACGGCGAAGATCGGGAACGGGCCGTTAACGACCTCCTACTGGCGATCGGCAACGAACAACCGTTCACGCCGATCTGTCGGCCCCGCGAGTTGCGACTCGCGGATACGGACGCGTTCGAGGGCTGGGGCCGCTACGCGTTCTCCAACCGATTGACCTACAGCGGGCTCTCCGCCGACGAGGACGGTTCCGAACTTCGAGGCCTCGTAACTGACGCGCGGCCGACGCAGAACCTGAACCCGCTGTCCGTCGAGTATCGGGATCGACAGCTGTTCGTCGATCTGATTTACGACTCGCTCGCCGCCGTAGACGATGGCGAACGAACGCCGTGGCTGGCTGAATCCTGGGAGTGGGATGGATCGACGGCGACCGTCAGGCTGCGATCGACGGACTGGCACGACGGGCAGCCGGTGACGGCAGCCGACGTCGCGTTCACGTTCGAACTGCTCAGGGACACCTCGCTCGGCGAATCGGACGTACCGTCGCCGGCACCGATCTACCGCGGGCGCGCCACTGCCATCGATGGGGTCGACGTGATCGACGACGACGAGCTGGAACTCACCGCCGCCGGCGAAGCCGACGCCGCTGAGAGCGCCTTCACCATCCCGGTCCTGCCGGAACACGTCTGGTCCGACCGGACGGAAGAGGCTTCGATCACCGGAATCGACACGGCCGAAGGGACGACGACGGCGGTGGTCACGGACAACGTTCCGCCGATCGGAAGCGGCCTATACGAATTCGCCGATCGATCGGAACGTTCTTCGATCGAACTGACCAGATTCGACGAACACTTCACGTCGAGGTCGCCGGAACTCGACGCGCCGTCGATCGAGACGCTCCGGTTCGACGTCGTTGCGTCGACCGGTGCGGCGGTCGAGGCGATCGCCGACGACCACGCCGATTTCACCGCCACGCCGATCAACCCGCTCGTCGTCGACGACCTGGACGTGCCGGAGAACGCATCACTCATCGAGCAATCGTCGGAGGGGATGTACGTCGTCGGTTACAACACGCGAATCTCGCCGCTCGGAAATCCCTACTTCCGACAGATTCTGGCGTCGCTGATCGACAAAGCACACCTCGCCGAGACCGTCTTCGACGGCTACGCCGACCCCGTCGCATCACCGCTCGGCGAGCCCTGGATTCCCAGTGCGCTCCAGTGGCGAGGTCGAGATCCGGTAACGCCGTTCGTCGGAACCGACGGCGAGTTGAACGAGGCGGCAGCTCGTCAGTCGTTCGAGGACATCGGCTACCGCTTCGACGAGGACGGCAACCTCCTGGTTCGGAACTGA
- a CDS encoding phosphatase PAP2 family protein has protein sequence MLLPVLVQLVAVLAAMIAIAAAVFFDRRRLVQTRAELPARLRVVAPVTVVLIAVLLLNSIIRQYIPDISWIIGWELTWTFYQLEGDFIGWIQSFQTPIATAFFSFVYVYGYAFLLVFPVIAYLFLSDTRPLRLLLTAYTLNYTIGPLLYVFFIVYGPRNFAAEGLLYDVYPRYQHLTGEINRNTNVFPSLHVSLAVTVAAIAYSTRDTYRGWYYLAAFGALSVSVSTMYLGIHWAIDVVGGLGLAAVSVYLAHLFVGRWSVTERIWVLYRRFVEPTIR, from the coding sequence ATGTTACTACCCGTCCTCGTTCAGCTCGTGGCCGTACTCGCGGCGATGATCGCGATCGCTGCAGCGGTGTTTTTCGATCGGCGGCGGCTGGTTCAGACCAGAGCGGAGCTCCCGGCGCGCCTTCGCGTCGTCGCGCCGGTGACGGTCGTGTTGATCGCGGTGCTCCTCCTGAATAGCATCATCCGCCAGTACATTCCGGACATCTCCTGGATTATCGGCTGGGAACTCACCTGGACGTTTTATCAGCTCGAGGGCGACTTCATCGGCTGGATTCAGTCGTTTCAGACGCCGATCGCGACGGCGTTCTTTTCGTTCGTCTACGTCTACGGCTACGCGTTCTTGCTCGTCTTTCCGGTGATCGCCTACCTGTTTCTCTCCGATACTCGGCCGTTGCGGCTCCTGTTGACCGCGTACACGCTAAACTATACGATCGGACCGCTGCTCTACGTCTTTTTCATCGTGTACGGACCGCGAAACTTCGCGGCAGAGGGGCTACTCTACGACGTTTATCCGCGGTATCAACACCTCACCGGTGAGATAAACCGAAACACGAACGTCTTTCCGTCGCTACACGTCTCGCTCGCGGTCACCGTCGCGGCGATCGCCTACTCGACCAGGGATACGTATCGAGGCTGGTACTACCTCGCCGCCTTCGGCGCGCTCAGCGTCTCCGTCTCGACGATGTATCTCGGCATCCACTGGGCGATCGACGTCGTCGGCGGTCTCGGCCTGGCGGCCGTGAGCGTCTACCTCGCCCACCTGTTCGTCGGTCGGTGGTCAGTGACCGAACGGATTTGGGTGCTGTATCGTCGGTTCGTCGAACCGACCATCCGCTAA